One region of Opitutaceae bacterium genomic DNA includes:
- a CDS encoding efflux RND transporter periplasmic adaptor subunit, whose protein sequence is MKTRILSILISMAAAVNLAQAETAGGKADKIILDETAIRNLRIETVSIEPGDFEETAFALGRIDAMPGRIAAVASRIPGRVTAIAALPGDSIDSGAQILRVESRQPGNPPPVISLTSPIKGMVTELNVRVGDPVEPDRPLAEVCDLAEVFAVARVPEHLAGRIQPGATAHIRIPAIAEGNITGRLLRFGTSADETGGTIDAFFVLPNPQGAIRPGMRVEFSIVLSRRSGVVTVPRSALQGEPASRYVYVKDFDLKNAFIKTPVIVGKENDRFVEIVNGLLPTDEVVTQGAYSLAFVGGGTVSLKAALDAAHGHAHNEDGSEISAGQQKTNAGGQPAAHADHDHEEAHSPFWMIVSGALFVLLLAVSIRRRTASASADEAAAGKPKGE, encoded by the coding sequence ATGAAGACACGAATCCTTTCCATTCTCATTTCAATGGCCGCTGCGGTGAACCTGGCGCAGGCCGAGACCGCTGGCGGGAAGGCGGACAAGATCATCCTGGATGAGACGGCGATCCGGAATCTCCGGATCGAAACGGTCTCGATTGAACCAGGGGATTTTGAGGAGACCGCCTTTGCGCTCGGACGGATCGACGCGATGCCGGGGCGGATCGCCGCGGTTGCAAGCAGGATCCCCGGACGTGTGACGGCGATCGCGGCATTGCCGGGGGATTCCATTGATTCTGGGGCTCAGATTCTGCGCGTGGAGAGTCGGCAGCCGGGGAATCCGCCACCGGTCATTTCCCTGACCTCGCCGATAAAGGGGATGGTCACTGAGTTGAATGTGAGGGTGGGCGATCCGGTTGAACCCGACCGGCCGCTCGCGGAGGTCTGTGATCTGGCGGAGGTCTTTGCCGTCGCCCGTGTTCCCGAGCATCTGGCGGGGCGTATCCAACCGGGCGCTACGGCGCACATCCGGATTCCCGCGATCGCTGAAGGAAACATCACCGGGCGGCTCCTGCGGTTCGGGACCTCGGCGGATGAGACGGGAGGCACGATTGACGCGTTTTTTGTCCTGCCGAATCCACAGGGGGCCATTCGACCCGGAATGCGCGTTGAGTTTTCCATCGTGCTGAGCCGCCGTTCGGGAGTCGTCACGGTTCCCCGAAGCGCGCTTCAGGGTGAGCCGGCATCGCGGTATGTCTACGTGAAGGACTTCGATCTGAAGAACGCCTTCATCAAGACACCCGTGATAGTGGGAAAGGAGAATGACCGCTTTGTCGAAATCGTGAACGGCCTGCTGCCCACGGACGAGGTTGTCACCCAGGGCGCCTATTCGCTGGCGTTTGTAGGCGGCGGCACGGTCTCCTTGAAGGCCGCGCTCGATGCAGCCCATGGCCACGCGCACAATGAGGATGGCTCCGAGATATCCGCCGGGCAGCAGAAAACGAATGCCGGCGGCCAGCCCGCGGCTCATGCGGATCACGACCACGAGGAGGCGCACAGTCCCTTCTGGATGATCGTCAGTGGCGCCCTGTTCGTCCTTCTCCTGGCTGTTTCGATTCGCAGAAGGACCGCTTCGGCCTCGGCGGATGAAGCCGCCGCCGGAAAGCCGAAAGGAGAATGA
- a CDS encoding TolC family protein, protein MNRIYRFPFFFGACFGAALAGSGAPLTLADALQRATDASPILSAQRHSRLAADALIEQAGYRPNPTIEATLENVLGTGDVRGIRGAEATVLATQTLERGGKRQKRVALANRERELTEQELAVLQNEILSRTAVAYVGVLAARQRLALAEAPLRLAVETLAAAESREKAGAASTIDVARARAAVAAARGEVVRARALVSGAQTALAAIWGGGPDDALEVAGTLRVPDALPDESMLLSRMGQHPRVALQRAAIESRQAAVDVEVSMASQDVSVGGGLRFLRDGSDAALVASVSIPLAVRNRNQGRIRAAREEALGAGETLRAVRLELKAAFDADWQELKAAHATALGLRRDVLPANEDAFDAVKRAYDNGELAFIDVLDAQRTLLTVQRELLEAEASYVIALARIEGLTATRFPGVIELISAQ, encoded by the coding sequence ATGAATAGAATTTACAGATTTCCCTTCTTTTTTGGCGCCTGCTTCGGCGCCGCGCTGGCCGGCTCCGGAGCGCCGCTGACGCTGGCGGATGCGTTGCAGCGCGCGACCGACGCCAGTCCCATCCTGTCGGCGCAGCGGCATTCTCGACTCGCTGCGGACGCCCTGATCGAGCAGGCCGGCTACCGGCCGAATCCAACGATCGAGGCGACACTCGAGAACGTGCTCGGCACCGGTGACGTCCGCGGGATTCGCGGAGCCGAAGCCACAGTCCTGGCGACACAGACCCTTGAGCGCGGCGGGAAGCGACAGAAGCGCGTGGCGCTGGCGAACCGCGAACGTGAACTGACGGAGCAGGAACTGGCGGTCCTGCAGAACGAGATTCTGTCACGCACGGCAGTTGCCTATGTCGGGGTTCTTGCCGCCAGGCAGAGGCTCGCCCTGGCGGAGGCTCCGCTCCGGCTTGCCGTCGAGACGCTGGCCGCCGCGGAGTCGCGCGAAAAGGCCGGGGCCGCGTCGACCATCGATGTGGCCCGCGCCCGTGCGGCGGTCGCGGCCGCACGCGGAGAGGTCGTGCGCGCGCGCGCGCTGGTGTCCGGCGCGCAGACCGCGCTCGCCGCGATCTGGGGTGGCGGTCCCGATGACGCCCTGGAGGTTGCGGGGACGCTGCGCGTGCCTGATGCGTTGCCGGACGAATCGATGCTTCTCTCCCGCATGGGCCAGCATCCCCGCGTTGCCTTGCAGCGGGCCGCCATCGAAAGCCGCCAGGCGGCGGTGGACGTGGAGGTGTCGATGGCCAGCCAGGATGTTTCCGTGGGGGGAGGGCTGCGGTTTCTCCGGGATGGCAGCGATGCCGCGCTGGTGGCGTCGGTTTCCATACCACTTGCGGTGCGCAACCGGAACCAGGGAAGAATCCGCGCGGCCCGCGAGGAGGCCCTTGGCGCCGGGGAGACGCTGCGTGCGGTGAGGCTCGAATTGAAGGCGGCCTTCGATGCGGACTGGCAGGAGTTGAAGGCCGCGCATGCAACCGCCCTCGGGCTTCGGCGCGACGTGCTTCCGGCGAATGAGGACGCCTTTGACGCGGTGAAGCGAGCCTATGACAACGGCGAACTGGCATTCATCGACGTGCTCGATGCGCAGCGGACGCTGCTGACCGTGCAGCGCGAACTGCTGGAGGCCGAGGCCTCCTACGTCATCGCACTCGCGCGGATCGAGGGCCTGACCGCCACCCGCTTTCCCGGCGTGATAGAACTGATTTCAGCACAATGA